The Leptospira saintgironsiae genome contains the following window.
TTTTAGAAGGAAGTTCGTATTCATCTATGATAGGCATATAGTTTCTCCGGAGCTCTGACTCCTTATGACCATTTTCCAATTTCAAATCGGAATTCTAAAAGTAAAAAATCAAAGATCCAAAAGAACCAGAACCTCGAAATGTTTGGTTCTTGGAAAAAAATCTGTGAGAACGATTTCCTTCGGCTTATACCCTACGTTTTTTAGGATCCCAAGATCTCTTGCCAAAGTGCTTGGATTACAGCTAGAATAAATAACGCGAGAAGCCTTAAATCTATCCAGAAAATCTAATAAGGAAGAAGAAGCGCCAGCCCTCGGTGGATTTAGGATACACAGTTCTGCATCAAAAGAATCCAGTTTTTTAGGCAGAGAAGCATTCAGATCCAATGTATGGAACTCTAAGTGAGAATACCCAAACTTCTTCGCATTTTTTTCAGCTGCTTGGACAGAAGAGTTGGACAACTCATAACCGGAAAGATGACTCACTAAATGACCGATCGCCAAGCTAATCAACCCAGCTCCTGAATAAAATTCTAATACAGGACCAGGATCTTTTGGGATCCAAGAACGGATCTTGAGCATCCATTCTTCCAAAAGAAAACGGTTCACTTGGGTAAAACCTTCTGCAGGAATCGTCCATTCTAGTTTTTCAGGAAGATAAGGGCCAATCTTCACTTCTTTTTTATCATATTCTAAAATTTCGCCGGAGGAATATCGAAGTCTCCAATCCCCCTTTCTAGAAAATGTTTTCTTATTTCCTAAATTCTTTCTGACATATTCGTTCATCTCAGTAGGAAGATGTTTACAACCTTCTTTAGGAAATGAAACCAAGGAGTTGGAATTCTCTTTATAGAACCCAGCGTTTGTTTTTCCTTTTTTGAATTCAATTTTGATCTGAGCAGTATTGCGATAAGCGTCAGAAGGCCCGCTTAAAATTTCAATTTCAGGAATTTGAGAAGGATCTAATTTTGAAACATATAAAAATGAATCCGACAAAAGAGATTTTTTGATCTGAAGTTCTTCCTCATACTGAATATGGCGATATGAGCAGCCTCCACATTCAGGAAATGCAGAACAATCAGACTCGATTCGACGCGTAGAAATATTTTCCGCGGATACAACAGTGCCCCAAATCAGTTTAGAATTTTCTTTATCAGTTCTGATCCGAACTGTTTCTCCCGGAACAGCTCCTTTTACAAAAACGGTTTTATTTTCCGCATGAGAAATGCAAGTACCAAGATTGGCCCATTTCTCCACGACCAATCCTGAAATTTCTCTACGGTTCTTTTCCGTACTCATAGGTAAATCACCTTGACAGGGTCCCCCATCTTGTCAGTAAAGTAATCCTTAACTGGAGAAGTGGCCGAGTGGTTTAAGGCAGCGGTCTTGAAAACCGTCGTGGGTAACTCCCACCGTGGGTTCGAATCCTACCTTCTCCGATGGAACACTGCTGGAGATGTGCCTGAGTGGCTGAAAGGAGCAGTTTGCTAAACTGTCGTATGGGGTAACCTGTACCCAGGGTTCGAATCCCTGCGTCTCCGAAAGTTCCAAACTCTTACTCTGACCCCGAGAAATAAGAAGATGTCTGACCAGAGATTCAACACCCGGGAATTCCTGGAAGAGACCAAGCGATTATTAGAAGGGGATGAATATCCCAATTTATTCGCTGCTATTTCTTATATTCCTTTTTTAGGATGGGTCATTCCTTGGTTTTTCAGAAAAAAACAAGAAATTTGTAAGTTTCACGCACTCCAAGCAATCAAGTTAAATCTAGGATTTGTATTTTTATACTTGGTAGTTTGGTTCTTAAGAGAGTTCCCTATTTTAAGCACCATCTTAAAATGGATACATGCGAATCCAGTCGTGACCGACTTTATCAGCTATGTCGCATGGTTGGCTTTATTAGGTTACGGAATTTTAGGAGCCTTACAAGCTTACCAAGGCAAACTGTTCGTATTACCATTATTCCCGGAAATAGAGAATGAAGTTCGAAAAATACTCAGCAAAATTAGAGGAACTCAAGGCTAAGGCCTTCGCTTTTCTCTCTCCGTACTGGACCCAAGCCAAAACATTTATTAACACCGAAAGATTTCGTATCTACTTGGTGACTCTTCCTTTATTCGGAAATTGGCTCATCGGATTTTCTTTCTACTCAAACGAATCAGAAGTTTACAGACATTCCAAACTTTCCTTTTTGAATGTTCTCTACTTTATAACATTCTTAGTGCTATCTTGGTTCTTCTCTTTTATTCCTGTTGTAGGTGCTTGGTTAGCTAATCTTGCTCATTTAGCAGGAGTGATTATCTATCTTGGTCTTTCCGGTTTACTGCTATACAATTACACTAAGGGAAAAAAACTGGTCCCGAAACTTCCCCAAGAGCATTTAGAACTTTTGGAAAAGAAATTCTTTTAATCACCCGCGCCCATAGCTCAGCTGAATAGAGCGTCTGACTACGGATCAGAAGGTCGGAGGTTTGAATCCTTCTGGGCGCACCAACTTCTTCTTTCCCCCATAATCTCTGACTTTATGTCCCATATAATTTAGAAAATATTCTAAAATTTTCATGAGAAAACTTGACTTTAATACTGAGTCTCAAAAACGATAGTTATAGAGAAAGAGATCGGGAACCAGAATGGAAAAGTGCCATTGCGCTCAAATCACATTTGAAAAAATCGTAGAGACTGCTAAACAACAAGGGCAAGACTATCGTGAAGTGGTAAAAGCTTGCGGAGCTGCGGATACCTGCACAGCCTGCACAGATTACCTTGTCGCGTATTGCGAGCAACATCTACAACTTGTCACGGCCGGATAAATTACTCATCGATCAGGAGTTATTCGATAAACTCCTACCACTTGCTTCCTCTTCTGCTAGAGGAAGAACCAATCACAACTTCCACGAACTACTAGAACCATATCAGAGATTTCTGAACGTACTTACCAAGGACACTTACGTCCAAGCTCATCGTCACAAAAATCCTCCTAAGCCTGAGACCTTTTTAGTGCTAAAAGGAAAACTAGGCTTCATCCTATTCGAAGAAGATGGTACAGTCAGAGATAAACATATCCTGAGTTCGGACGGACCGATCTATGGGATAGATATTCTTCCGGGAGTGTACCATACATTGGTCTGCCTTACAGAAACCTGTATATGCTTCGAAGGAAAATCAGGACCGTACGATCCGACGACGGACAAAGAGTTCGCTTTTTGGGCTCCACCGGAGAACAGTGAAGGCAAAACTCAATATCTGGATTTTCTCAGATCTCTTTTCTAAAATCAGAAACGATATAGTCGCAAATCTCCTGAGCCCACGCGAGCGCAGATTATTATCAAGGCTTCTGATCGAAAATATCCTCGTACAATTCCCGGATCTTTTTCAAATTTCTTCCTGGCGGGGAAGGAAATGGAATGATCCTGCCTAAATTTTTCGCCGTACCGGTTTCTTTTATATCTTCCGATTCTTTATGATTATGTCTGTTTAAAGGGGGGAGATTCTCTCTCTCCATAACTTATACCTTCGGAAATTCGAAGTCCTAAATTCAGTGACATTCGCTAGATTTTTTAAAAACGAAATCAGAAAATCCGGTTTGAAATTTACGAAAACTGTTGCCATAGTATTTTCCCAGGCAAACATGCGAATGGTTTGAAAGGATTTTGCTTTTAGGCGATTCCAATCATATCCTATTCGAACTTCCCCTTAACGGAAAGGAAAAGTATGCCTGAATTCGATCAAATCGATCTGTTCAACTATGCCGCTTATGGCAATGAAGACGATCCTCAATGGGACGATATACGTAATTATATTCGCTCTAATGCCAACGCTTCGAAGGAATATGAAGAGATCAAAAAAAATCTCACTAATGTTCAACCGAAACGAAAACAAAAAGATTTTGGAAGGCTCCGACAAGAGATAAAATCCTCTGATGGAGATCCGAACTCGGACAAGCCTGCAGGACAGGATAAAAAATGGTGGAGCGTTTTCTTAGGAGAATAGTCACTTAGGAAGGTTGACCGTGGAGAAAGAAGCAAAGACATATCTTCGGATCAAGAATTTCGTGGCTCCCTTTATAGGTTTGGCCGTGGATATAACTGCGTACGGAACCGAAAATATAGTAACTAACGGTAAAGTAATTCTTACCTGCAATCATAGATCCGATATGGATCCGTTTATTCTTTCTTATACTTTTCCTAGATTCATTTCTTGGATCGCTGCAGAATACACTTTTAGAATTCCTATCTTCAGAGACCTTGCAAAGATCGCTGGCGGAATCCCGATGTCGATTGACGGAAATATTTCCATCGGTTCCATCAAGATGATCCAACAGGTTTTTAAAAAAGGAGAGACCCTAGGAATTTTCCCAGAAGGCCATGACTATATGGTCAAAAATGATTTTAAATCCGGAATGGTGGACTTTCATTCAGGATTCGCAGCATTCTCTATCCGCAACAAAGTGGATATTCTTCCTTCTGTAATCATACCTGTCGAAGAATCTTATTCCGATATCCCAATTCCGCCTATCGTTCGTAGCTTTATGGGAATGCCTAAAGAAGTTTGTGAGATCAAAAAACGTGCGATCTACAAAAAGGTAAAAGTGATCTACGGAGAAAAAGTAGATCATAGAGAATTTCTTTCAGGTACATTAGAGGAGAATATGAAACAACTCTCCAATGTAGTTAGAAACAGAATGATCGCCTTACAAGAAGGCCAGTACGCGGAAGCTTAAACTTCCACGACTCCGCTAAAGACTTCTGTAGCCGGACCAGTCATTAATACATGACCTGATTCCAGCAACTGCACTCTTAAGGTGCCACCTCTTAGATCAATACGAACATCTTTTCCTGTTTTGCCATTTAGGTGAGAAGCTGTCATAACAGCGCAAGCACCTGTTCCGCAGGCTAATGTTTCTCCAGCACCTCTTTCCCAAGTTCTTTGGTAGAGATGATCTTTTCCTCTCAAAGATACGAATTCAACATTCACTCTGCGAGGAAATAATTCGGTATGATTTTCTATTAGAGGACCGATCTCTCTGACTGGAAACTTATCCGGATCTTCTACATAAATAATGCAGTGCGGATTTCCCATACTTACTGCACTGAATTTTAGATTATAAGATGAATAACCTGGTAATCCACTCAAGAAAGAAAGTGGCTGCTCCAAGATTGGATTTTCATTCTCCCATTTAACAGGGATTAAAGAAGGAACTAAGATCGGTTTTCCCATATCTACGGAAACCTGTTCCACTTTGCCGCTTCCGTTTACTTTCAGGTCGAGTTCTAAAACTCCCGCTCCGGTCTCTATCTTAGGTTGTTTTTTATTTGTAAGACCGTGATCGAAAACGTATTTCCCAACGCAGCGGATCCCATTCCCGCACATCTCGGAAGAAGAGCCATCCGCATTATACATATCCATTTGGAAATCGCCTTTATTAGATGCACGAATGAAGATCACACCATCACCACCGATCCCGAAATTACGGTCGGAAAGTTTTTGGATCTGCTCTGGACTCAGACGTAAATCGTCTTTGGTTGCATCCACATACACGTAATCGTTTCCGATCCCTTCCATCTTGGTAAAATGTACTTTAGCCAAACGAATCTCCTAATCAAACCTGAGAGGTTGTTTCCATGCTTCCAATGGGACCTTCTCCGGAAAATCCAAAAAGCCCTGAACCAGCTTTGTTTTTTACTGGAATTTAGAGAATGAAACCTAAGGATAAACTATCTCTCCAACGGAAACTCCCTTTTGAACCAGACCTGTTATCTTTGCGGAAGCCAGAAAAACAAAACCTTATTCGTAGAAAACGGAATCCCAATCGTGCGTTGTCTAAATTGCAGCCACGCATTCTCGACTTACGAACAAGACGAACATTACGAAGGATACTGGGACGACGAAACCGGTTATGATTTAGACTGGTGGGACGTTGCTCATAGAGACATCTATAAGGACTTCATTGGAAAATTTCTTTCAGCTCCTAAAGGAAGAATTTTGGACGTTGGCTGCGGACTCGGTTTTTTCGTAAAGACGATCGGGACTTCAAGACCAGGTTGGGAAGCAGTAGGATACGAGATCTCCGAAAAAGCGGTTAAATTCGCGAGAGAAAAAAACGGACTCAAACAAGTTTTCCCTGGAATCGTTCAAGACAGCGGACTTCCAAAAGAAAGTTTTGATATCATCACTCTTTGGGACGTGATTGAACATATCCCTAAACCACATAGCCTCATCCAATATCTGTTCGGACTTTTAAAACCAGGTGGATTCTTATTTGTTCAAACTCCTAATTTCCCCGTCCAGCTATTCAAAGCAAATTTGAAAGTTGCATTAAAAGGTATGCAAGAAGGCGGACATTACCTCGAAGCAAAAGATCATATTAATGATTATACAGAAAAGACACTTGGACTTCTGGCAGAACAATGTGGATTCTCTTCTGTAGAATTTTCTATCTTAAAACCGATCGCTTCCGTATCAGGAGTTTCAGGTCCCAAAGCAAAACTAGGGGTCTTCTTAAAGAAGGCATTCTATTACGGAACCTTAATGCTTTGGTATCTCACATTCAAACAGGTAAATTTAAATCTTACCTTGTTTGCATTGCTTAGAAAGAAATGAGAATACTATTAACAATCTTCGTCGCTTTAATCCAAATAAATTGCGGATTATTCGAAAAGACTATATTTGACGATGATGTTCCTGGGTTAAACGAAAATCGAGTTCATATCACTAAAGAAAATTTACCTAAACCTGGAATTACAAAAGAATCCGAACTTTATGACCTATTTCAAGGATACTATTGTAAAAGATACAGCTACGCATTAGAAAGAAGAAAAGTTTTCGATAACAAAAGTATTACCTACAATAGGATCTATCATTATGTAGAGACCGTTAATAAACCGATTAAAGGTCCTGGATATTCCGGACATGTAGGCTTAGAAAGAAAATTTTTAACAATCTTCACATTAAATGGAATAGTCCAAGACTTCGTTATAATACACTACATTAAGAAAAAGGTAGGATCGGAGGAAGAGTGGCGTGAAGGGCCATTGACTAATTTCGCCGCAGAAAAATACCATCATGACTGGCCAGATGGATCAAAAGATTTGTACGACTATTATACGCAGCCAGGAAAACATAGAATTCTCGATCCAGAATCCCTAGAGGCTATATTGAGAGGTGTTAATAAACATAAGGATCCAGTAAAAACTTACGTTGTTGGATCGGAAAAAAAATAACTTAGTTAAACATTTCCACTAGCCTAGCTACGGCACCTTCGGAATGCATCCATTCTGTCATTTCTAAAGAGTCCCGTGCTTCATTCGCGGCCCTAATCTGCATTTGTTTTTCGTATGCTTCAATTGCTGCATGTATATCTTTAAAATCTCCATTCGTAAGATAATCACTTAACTCAAGAGAATCGAGCATGGCCAAATTTACACCTTCACCAGATGGGGGCATTGGATGTGCAGCATCTCCCAAGATTGTAAGATTCGGTAAAGTGTTCCAGCTCTGATCTAAAGGCATACAATATTGAGGGCGAAGTAAAAGCGGCAGACTTACATTTTCAGCCAACTCAAGCCATACACTGTCCCATTTTAAGAATTCTTCTTTAAACCATTCAAAGACTTGTGTTTTATCTGAAAAATTTATCCCGCCATCTTTTATCCAGTTTTCGTCCTTCTTGCAACTAACATAAAAATCTAAACTTCCATCACCTTTGGATGATACATGCAAAAATTTCTCGCCGTCGTACGCATAAATTTTTCCACCTTTCAGTAATTGATGAATATTGGGTGTAGATGTTTCTGAATCTGGTACATTACCCTGTATGATTGTTACACCAGAATAAAAAGATTTTATAGAAGTTATATATGGTCGGATCTTAGAGTTTGCACCATCTGCTCCAATTACAATATCCGCAGTTGCTGTTGTACCATTCTTAAATTCAAGTCTCCATGTATCCCCAACTTGTATCATAGATTTAAACTGACTGTCCCAAACAACAGTATCAGGCTGCAAAGAATTCAGTAACATGTTTCTTAAAGGCCCTCTGTCAATTTCAGGTCTGAACATTTCATCATCAAAATTTTCATTCGATTCTTTCTCATGCTCGTCGTAGATTATTTTGGTATGAGTATCTACAACTCGGCCTTTGTCCGCACCCGGCCGGTAATTTGCTTTGAAAGAATCCATCAAGCCTGCTGCTTTCATCACCTTCAAACCTGACTCAAAATGTAGGTCAAGGGTCGCGCCTTGCACTCTAACATCTTTATTAAAATCCCTTTCATACACTTTTACATCTACTCCTTTGAGCTGTAAAAGCCTCGCAAGTGTTAAGCCGCCTGGCCCACCGCCTATGATTGCTACCCGTTTGTTTTCTAAGTTTCCTTTCATACGTAGAAATATAGACGGCAAAAT
Protein-coding sequences here:
- a CDS encoding class I SAM-dependent RNA methyltransferase, whose protein sequence is MSTEKNRREISGLVVEKWANLGTCISHAENKTVFVKGAVPGETVRIRTDKENSKLIWGTVVSAENISTRRIESDCSAFPECGGCSYRHIQYEEELQIKKSLLSDSFLYVSKLDPSQIPEIEILSGPSDAYRNTAQIKIEFKKGKTNAGFYKENSNSLVSFPKEGCKHLPTEMNEYVRKNLGNKKTFSRKGDWRLRYSSGEILEYDKKEVKIGPYLPEKLEWTIPAEGFTQVNRFLLEEWMLKIRSWIPKDPGPVLEFYSGAGLISLAIGHLVSHLSGYELSNSSVQAAEKNAKKFGYSHLEFHTLDLNASLPKKLDSFDAELCILNPPRAGASSSLLDFLDRFKASRVIYSSCNPSTLARDLGILKNVGYKPKEIVLTDFFPRTKHFEVLVLLDL
- a CDS encoding DUF4870 domain-containing protein; the protein is MSDQRFNTREFLEETKRLLEGDEYPNLFAAISYIPFLGWVIPWFFRKKQEICKFHALQAIKLNLGFVFLYLVVWFLREFPILSTILKWIHANPVVTDFISYVAWLALLGYGILGALQAYQGKLFVLPLFPEIENEVRKILSKIRGTQG
- a CDS encoding WbuC family cupin fold metalloprotein; the encoded protein is MSRPDKLLIDQELFDKLLPLASSSARGRTNHNFHELLEPYQRFLNVLTKDTYVQAHRHKNPPKPETFLVLKGKLGFILFEEDGTVRDKHILSSDGPIYGIDILPGVYHTLVCLTETCICFEGKSGPYDPTTDKEFAFWAPPENSEGKTQYLDFLRSLF
- a CDS encoding lysophospholipid acyltransferase family protein, whose amino-acid sequence is MEKEAKTYLRIKNFVAPFIGLAVDITAYGTENIVTNGKVILTCNHRSDMDPFILSYTFPRFISWIAAEYTFRIPIFRDLAKIAGGIPMSIDGNISIGSIKMIQQVFKKGETLGIFPEGHDYMVKNDFKSGMVDFHSGFAAFSIRNKVDILPSVIIPVEESYSDIPIPPIVRSFMGMPKEVCEIKKRAIYKKVKVIYGEKVDHREFLSGTLEENMKQLSNVVRNRMIALQEGQYAEA
- the dapF gene encoding diaminopimelate epimerase, coding for MAKVHFTKMEGIGNDYVYVDATKDDLRLSPEQIQKLSDRNFGIGGDGVIFIRASNKGDFQMDMYNADGSSSEMCGNGIRCVGKYVFDHGLTNKKQPKIETGAGVLELDLKVNGSGKVEQVSVDMGKPILVPSLIPVKWENENPILEQPLSFLSGLPGYSSYNLKFSAVSMGNPHCIIYVEDPDKFPVREIGPLIENHTELFPRRVNVEFVSLRGKDHLYQRTWERGAGETLACGTGACAVMTASHLNGKTGKDVRIDLRGGTLRVQLLESGHVLMTGPATEVFSGVVEV
- a CDS encoding class I SAM-dependent methyltransferase, with the translated sequence MNQTCYLCGSQKNKTLFVENGIPIVRCLNCSHAFSTYEQDEHYEGYWDDETGYDLDWWDVAHRDIYKDFIGKFLSAPKGRILDVGCGLGFFVKTIGTSRPGWEAVGYEISEKAVKFAREKNGLKQVFPGIVQDSGLPKESFDIITLWDVIEHIPKPHSLIQYLFGLLKPGGFLFVQTPNFPVQLFKANLKVALKGMQEGGHYLEAKDHINDYTEKTLGLLAEQCGFSSVEFSILKPIASVSGVSGPKAKLGVFLKKAFYYGTLMLWYLTFKQVNLNLTLFALLRKK
- a CDS encoding FAD-dependent oxidoreductase, giving the protein MKGNLENKRVAIIGGGPGGLTLARLLQLKGVDVKVYERDFNKDVRVQGATLDLHFESGLKVMKAAGLMDSFKANYRPGADKGRVVDTHTKIIYDEHEKESNENFDDEMFRPEIDRGPLRNMLLNSLQPDTVVWDSQFKSMIQVGDTWRLEFKNGTTATADIVIGADGANSKIRPYITSIKSFYSGVTIIQGNVPDSETSTPNIHQLLKGGKIYAYDGEKFLHVSSKGDGSLDFYVSCKKDENWIKDGGINFSDKTQVFEWFKEEFLKWDSVWLELAENVSLPLLLRPQYCMPLDQSWNTLPNLTILGDAAHPMPPSGEGVNLAMLDSLELSDYLTNGDFKDIHAAIEAYEKQMQIRAANEARDSLEMTEWMHSEGAVARLVEMFN